One part of the Ranitomeya imitator isolate aRanImi1 chromosome 10, aRanImi1.pri, whole genome shotgun sequence genome encodes these proteins:
- the FNDC10 gene encoding fibronectin type III domain-containing protein 10, which produces MINLHFGTFQSLLLLCLFQWRPMAAFAGWQQIHGRPDLRSRPSTSSPSRLGSSSLLSTLFPRHKRGSTSMNITRQSKQSNFLPNESICPYKVFGEGQENYKKSICFRTTDSDFRCDQRECILYKSGRSLVANVLRNSSVLLQWQQLDPYHPDLKGFLINCSWNGTFTRFQCDTVQLGVNCRDYLLTNVHDHVSYRICLQTLFANRTSMEECVDFSVEPVGMQDIVIAMTAVGGSICVMLVIICLLVAYITENLMQPAFMHPSTKRGP; this is translated from the coding sequence ATGATCAATTTACACTTCGGGACCTTCCAGTCTTTGCTGCTTCTTTGCCTTTTTCAATGGAGACCCATGGCTGCTTTTGCCGGTTGGCAACAAATACATGGACGTCCAGACCTGAGGAGCAGACCATCAACTTCTTCTCCTTCTAGGTTGGGGTCTTCATCTTTATTATCTACTCTTTTTCCACGCCATAAAAGGGGATCTACCTCGATGAATATAACTAGACAAAGCAAGCAGAGCAACTTTCTGCCAAATGAATCCATTTGCCCCTACAAAGTGTTTGGCGAGGGGCAGGAGAACTACAAGAAGAGCATCTGTTTCAGGACCACGGATAGCGACTTCCGCTGTGACCAAAGAGAATGCATTTTGTATAAGTCAGGGAGGTCTTTGGTGGCCAACGTGTTAAGAAACAGCAGTGTCCTCCTACAATGGCAGCAGTTGGATCCCTACCATCCTGACCTGAAAGGGTTTCTGATAAACTGCTCCTGGAATGGCACTTTTACTCGTTTCCAGTGTGATACCGTCCAGCTAGGTGTGAACTGTAGGGACTACCTCTTAACCAATGTACATGACCATGTCAGCTATAGGATCTGCCTGCAGACCCTCTTCGCTAACAGGACATCTATGGAAGAATGCGTGGACTTTAGTGTGGAGCCGGTGGGGATGCAGGATATTGTCATTGCCATGACTGCTGTAGGGGGGTCTATATGTGTGATGCTGGTCATCATTTGCCTCTTAGTGGCCTACATTACAGAGAATCTTATGCAACCCGCCTTCATGCACCCTTCTACGAAGAGGGGACCATGA